A stretch of Chitinophaga caeni DNA encodes these proteins:
- a CDS encoding MFS transporter: MSLSRSNIMIMALSTGLIVANIYYSQPLLVLISQDFGVSESNAGQVTFLNQFGYAMGLLFCVPLGDKLERKQQILIMTALAVVSLFAAALSGNILILKVVSFFIGFTSVVPQLILPMAAHLAEPQKRGKVIGTIMSGLLVGILVSRTVSGIIGAHFGWRAMFWIAGGISTVLLIVMFATFPLSKPRFEGTYGSLMRSLLTLTKEQPLLREAAAINACSFATFGLFWTTVVFLLAAPPFNYGSEVIGLMGLAAAFGALGAPLIGKIADNKNPRIAIGYGITFMIAGFVLFWFSRTNVIGIIIGIILLDLGLQGIHVSNQTRIYAILPEARNRMNTVFMTISFLGTAAGSGIGLWVWGIAKWGGVCIAALLLAGCAFLIYFLTYKPGNKLALK; this comes from the coding sequence ATGAGTTTAAGTAGATCTAATATCATGATCATGGCCTTATCGACAGGCTTGATCGTAGCGAATATATATTATAGCCAGCCATTGCTCGTCTTGATCAGCCAAGATTTTGGCGTATCTGAAAGCAATGCGGGACAAGTTACATTTTTGAATCAATTTGGCTATGCGATGGGCTTGCTGTTTTGCGTACCCTTGGGCGACAAATTAGAGCGTAAGCAGCAGATATTGATTATGACGGCACTGGCGGTAGTATCATTGTTCGCCGCTGCATTGTCCGGAAATATTCTTATCCTTAAAGTTGTAAGCTTTTTCATTGGCTTTACATCGGTAGTGCCGCAGTTAATCTTGCCGATGGCTGCGCATTTGGCAGAACCGCAGAAGAGGGGTAAGGTTATCGGTACAATCATGAGCGGGCTATTGGTGGGTATATTGGTATCGAGAACCGTAAGTGGTATCATCGGTGCGCATTTCGGCTGGCGGGCCATGTTTTGGATCGCCGGTGGAATCTCGACCGTATTATTGATCGTTATGTTCGCGACTTTCCCGTTAAGTAAGCCGCGGTTCGAAGGTACCTACGGTAGCTTAATGCGATCTTTGCTGACACTCACGAAAGAACAGCCGTTATTAAGGGAAGCGGCTGCTATCAATGCCTGTAGTTTCGCTACTTTCGGGTTATTCTGGACTACAGTCGTGTTTTTATTAGCAGCGCCACCATTTAATTATGGCAGTGAAGTAATCGGTTTGATGGGATTAGCCGCTGCATTCGGCGCCTTGGGCGCTCCGTTGATCGGCAAAATTGCAGATAATAAAAATCCCAGGATCGCGATCGGGTACGGGATTACATTTATGATAGCCGGGTTCGTATTATTTTGGTTCTCCAGGACCAATGTTATTGGAATTATTATAGGTATTATCCTTTTAGACTTGGGATTACAAGGCATCCATGTTTCGAATCAGACGAGGATATACGCGATACTTCCGGAAGCACGTAACAGGATGAATACCGTTTTTATGACGATTAGTTTCCTCGGTACTGCTGCGGGGTCAGGGATCGGGTTATGGGTTTGGGGAATCGCTAAATGGGGCGGTGTTTGTATTGCGGCGCTTTTACTTGCCGGATGCGCATTTCTTATTTATTTCTTGACTTATAAGCCCGGCAATAAATTGGCGTTAAAATAG
- the pyk gene encoding pyruvate kinase, translating to MSTKDLSKYYHKQMDNAAARQHSSHKTKIVATVGPACDTYEKLLELVQAGVNVFRLNFSHGDHENKLKIISYIRQINNTEPYNIAILADLQGPKLRVGEIENNALPLVTGDILTFVNEKVVGTKEKIYVSYHDLHKDVKPGQKILLDDGKIETIVREVTPNHEIKAEVLLGGILSSKKGFNLPDTKVNLPALTEKDEIDLQFIIDNECDWVALSFVRSAKDLIHLRKKIEERNSKIKIISKIEKPEAIQNLKEIIWESDGVMIARGDLGVELPVEQVPMIQKDIIRKCIHRAKPVIVATQMMESMIDRTRPNRSEITDVANAVLEGADAVMLSGETATGQHPTLVIETMTKIIQEVEKESIIYNRNLIPHRHSPTFLSDALCYNACKIAEDLEADALIGMTQSGYTGFMLSSYRPKSPLYVFTKEQSLVNQLSLSWGVRAFYYAEEHSLDEIIFDQINILKERGFLKTDDVVVNTGSTPVKEHLPTNIIKITRVEQ from the coding sequence ATGAGTACAAAAGATTTGTCTAAATACTATCACAAGCAAATGGACAATGCTGCCGCGCGCCAACACTCTTCCCACAAAACGAAGATCGTTGCCACGGTAGGTCCCGCCTGCGATACTTATGAAAAATTGTTGGAACTGGTACAAGCCGGGGTGAATGTTTTCCGTTTGAATTTCTCGCACGGAGATCATGAGAATAAATTAAAAATCATTTCTTACATCCGCCAAATAAATAATACCGAACCTTATAATATCGCCATCCTGGCCGATTTACAAGGCCCAAAATTACGCGTGGGTGAAATCGAAAATAATGCCCTTCCCCTGGTAACAGGTGATATATTGACTTTCGTCAACGAGAAGGTTGTTGGTACCAAAGAAAAGATCTACGTGTCTTACCATGATCTTCATAAAGATGTAAAACCGGGCCAGAAAATCTTGTTGGATGATGGTAAGATCGAAACCATCGTTCGAGAAGTTACCCCGAACCATGAAATTAAAGCGGAAGTTTTACTAGGCGGTATCCTTTCCTCCAAGAAAGGGTTTAACCTTCCTGATACAAAGGTGAATTTGCCTGCCCTGACGGAAAAAGATGAAATTGACCTACAATTCATCATCGATAACGAATGTGATTGGGTCGCCTTATCCTTCGTACGCAGCGCCAAGGATTTGATCCACCTCCGCAAGAAGATCGAAGAACGCAATTCAAAGATCAAGATCATCTCCAAAATCGAAAAGCCGGAAGCAATTCAAAATTTGAAAGAGATCATCTGGGAAAGTGATGGCGTGATGATTGCCCGCGGTGACCTCGGTGTTGAACTGCCGGTTGAACAAGTGCCGATGATCCAAAAAGATATCATCCGCAAATGTATCCACCGCGCGAAACCGGTAATCGTTGCTACGCAGATGATGGAAAGTATGATCGATCGTACCCGCCCCAACCGTAGCGAAATCACCGACGTTGCTAATGCCGTGCTGGAAGGCGCCGATGCGGTAATGTTGAGCGGGGAAACAGCTACCGGTCAACACCCGACCCTGGTTATTGAAACGATGACAAAAATCATCCAGGAAGTAGAAAAAGAATCTATTATTTATAACAGGAATTTGATTCCTCACCGTCACTCCCCTACATTCTTAAGTGATGCACTTTGCTACAATGCATGTAAGATCGCTGAAGATCTAGAGGCCGATGCATTGATCGGGATGACGCAATCGGGATACACGGGCTTCATGTTGAGTAGCTACCGTCCTAAATCACCGTTGTACGTATTTACCAAGGAGCAATCACTGGTAAACCAATTGAGCTTAAGTTGGGGAGTACGTGCCTTCTATTATGCAGAAGAACACAGTTTGGACGAAATTATTTTCGATCAAATCAATATCCTGAAAGAACGCGGCTTCTTGAAAACAGATGATGTAGTTGTAAATACAGGTAGCACACCTGTAAAAGAACATTTACCTACAAATATCATCAAGATTACCCGTGTAGAGCAATAG
- the pfkA gene encoding 6-phosphofructokinase yields MKKVNNIAVLTSGGDAPGMNAAIRAVVRTGIYHQLNVYGVMYGYRGMLTGDIFPMENQTVANIIQRGGTILKTARCKEFYEYEGRKKAYENLKKFGIDGIVVIGGDGSFKGAQKFSTEFDIPCIGLPGTIDKDIAGSDFTIGFDTAVNTAVEAIDKIRDTADAHDRLFIIEVMGRDAGYIALHSGIATGAENILMPERKTNIEDIIDDLQANERRQKLVNLIVVAEGDEFGGANEVAKAVKERLPHLDTRVCILGHIQRGGSPTCLDRLVASRMGYAAVMALLDGEHHNNMIGIVNNQIEYTPLDHAVKATQKIDPEWFKIVKILAS; encoded by the coding sequence ATGAAAAAAGTGAATAACATCGCGGTTCTCACTTCCGGTGGCGATGCACCGGGCATGAATGCTGCCATACGTGCAGTGGTGAGAACGGGAATATACCATCAGTTGAATGTTTATGGCGTAATGTACGGTTATAGGGGAATGTTGACTGGAGATATTTTTCCCATGGAAAATCAAACTGTGGCCAACATTATCCAACGCGGGGGCACCATCCTTAAAACTGCCCGCTGTAAAGAATTTTACGAGTATGAAGGTAGAAAAAAAGCTTATGAGAATTTAAAGAAATTCGGCATTGATGGTATTGTGGTGATCGGTGGTGACGGTTCTTTTAAAGGAGCCCAGAAATTCAGTACCGAGTTCGATATCCCTTGTATCGGTTTACCCGGCACTATCGATAAAGACATTGCAGGTTCCGACTTCACAATTGGTTTTGATACGGCCGTGAATACTGCGGTTGAAGCCATCGATAAGATCAGGGATACCGCGGATGCGCATGATCGCTTATTTATTATAGAAGTAATGGGACGTGATGCAGGCTATATTGCTTTGCATAGCGGGATTGCCACCGGCGCTGAAAATATCCTGATGCCGGAACGTAAAACAAATATTGAAGATATTATCGACGACCTCCAAGCTAACGAACGTCGTCAAAAATTGGTAAACTTAATCGTTGTAGCGGAAGGAGATGAATTTGGCGGTGCCAACGAAGTTGCCAAAGCTGTTAAAGAAAGATTACCCCACTTAGATACACGCGTTTGTATATTAGGCCACATCCAACGTGGTGGCAGCCCTACTTGCCTGGATCGCCTCGTTGCCAGCAGGATGGGCTACGCAGCCGTAATGGCGCTGCTTGATGGCGAACACCACAACAACATGATCGGTATCGTCAATAATCAAATTGAGTATACACCTTTAGACCATGCTGTAAAAGCTACACAAAAAATTGATCCTGAATGGTTCAAGATCGTTAAAATACTTGCGAGTTAA
- a CDS encoding prolyl oligopeptidase family serine peptidase, translating into MTSNNFAQIRLAYPQAKQVDSVDNYHGTVVKDPYRWLEDDNSEATKEWVNAQNKVTDSYLAQIPFKDKIRKRLAELINFPRLGNPWREGKYYYYFKNDGLQDQSILYRQEGLEGEPEIFLDPNKLSNDGTVALGNLGFSKDGKYMVYFISKSGSDWQEAFIMEVNTKTLLEDHLEWIKFSGIAWKGDGFYYSRYDEPSEESQLSGKNEFHKVYYHRIGDAQEQDLLIYVDNEHPLRTAYAGVTEDERFLFVSASEGTSGVELLYRDLQNPAQESLKVLVPGFKYDPSAVDNVGDQLLVYTNEDAPNYKLVQIDPRNPGKQQWKEIIPEGEETLSGVQSSGGKLFASYMKDAVSKVVQYQKDGTREREIKFPGLGTANGFSGKIEDDIVFYSFSTYTAPTTVYKYEIASGKSSLFYQPEVKFDPADFETKLVFYPSKDGTKVPLFISYKKGLVQDGNNPVLLYAYGGFNISLTPSFSTSNLFFMEQGGIYAVACLRGGGEYGEAWHKAGMLERKQNVFDDFIAAASYLVQEKYTNKDKIAIRGGSNGGLLVGACMTQRPDLFKVALPAVGVMDMLRFQKFTIGWAWVVEYGSSDKADQFPYLYKYSPLHNLKKGVEYPATLITTADHDDRVVPAHSFKFAATLQADQAGNNPVLIRIEEKAGHGAGKPVSKVIDEATDVWAFTMYNLGMEYKD; encoded by the coding sequence ATGACTAGCAACAATTTTGCGCAAATTAGACTGGCATATCCACAGGCAAAACAGGTAGATTCGGTCGATAATTACCATGGAACAGTCGTAAAAGACCCTTACCGTTGGTTAGAAGATGATAATAGCGAAGCGACCAAGGAATGGGTTAATGCTCAAAATAAAGTTACCGATTCGTACTTGGCACAAATCCCTTTTAAAGATAAAATTAGGAAGCGCTTGGCCGAACTGATTAATTTTCCCCGGCTTGGCAATCCTTGGAGGGAAGGTAAATATTATTATTATTTTAAAAATGATGGTTTGCAAGATCAATCCATCCTTTACCGGCAAGAGGGTTTAGAGGGGGAACCCGAAATTTTTTTAGATCCCAATAAATTGTCAAACGACGGTACTGTTGCACTCGGGAACCTGGGCTTTTCCAAGGATGGGAAATATATGGTATATTTTATTTCAAAATCCGGCTCCGATTGGCAGGAGGCCTTTATAATGGAGGTCAATACCAAGACTTTGCTCGAAGATCATCTCGAATGGATCAAGTTTAGCGGTATCGCTTGGAAAGGAGATGGTTTTTATTACAGCCGCTACGACGAACCTTCGGAAGAAAGTCAATTATCCGGGAAAAATGAGTTCCACAAAGTGTATTACCACAGGATCGGTGACGCACAGGAACAAGATCTATTAATATATGTCGATAATGAACACCCTTTGCGCACGGCGTATGCAGGGGTGACTGAAGATGAGCGATTCCTGTTTGTATCGGCGTCGGAGGGTACTTCGGGTGTCGAATTATTGTATCGCGATCTACAAAATCCTGCCCAAGAGTCGCTGAAAGTGCTGGTGCCGGGATTTAAATATGACCCTTCCGCTGTTGATAATGTTGGTGATCAGTTACTTGTTTATACAAATGAGGATGCCCCTAATTATAAATTAGTCCAAATTGACCCGCGAAATCCAGGCAAGCAACAATGGAAGGAAATAATTCCGGAGGGAGAAGAAACTTTAAGCGGGGTGCAATCATCCGGCGGGAAATTATTCGCTAGTTACATGAAGGATGCGGTAAGTAAAGTGGTGCAGTATCAAAAAGACGGTACCCGCGAAAGGGAGATCAAATTTCCGGGTCTCGGTACAGCAAACGGTTTCAGCGGGAAGATTGAAGATGATATCGTATTTTATTCCTTTTCGACCTATACCGCTCCGACTACAGTGTATAAATATGAAATCGCCAGCGGCAAATCATCCCTATTCTATCAACCTGAAGTAAAGTTTGACCCGGCTGATTTTGAAACGAAATTGGTTTTTTATCCCAGTAAAGACGGCACGAAGGTTCCTTTATTCATATCATATAAGAAAGGGTTAGTCCAAGATGGTAATAACCCGGTTTTATTATATGCTTACGGGGGATTTAATATCTCGTTAACGCCTAGCTTCAGTACATCGAACCTGTTTTTTATGGAGCAGGGAGGAATTTATGCCGTTGCCTGCTTGAGGGGTGGGGGTGAATACGGCGAAGCTTGGCATAAAGCGGGCATGTTGGAACGGAAACAAAATGTATTCGATGACTTTATTGCCGCTGCCAGCTACTTGGTTCAAGAAAAATATACCAACAAAGATAAAATAGCCATCAGGGGAGGGTCAAATGGCGGATTGCTCGTAGGCGCCTGTATGACGCAACGCCCCGATTTGTTTAAAGTGGCATTGCCCGCAGTAGGTGTGATGGACATGCTGAGATTTCAAAAGTTTACGATCGGCTGGGCCTGGGTAGTGGAATATGGTTCGAGTGATAAAGCTGATCAATTTCCATATTTATATAAATATTCCCCTCTTCATAATTTGAAAAAAGGCGTTGAATATCCTGCGACGTTGATTACTACGGCAGATCATGATGATCGCGTTGTACCTGCACATTCTTTTAAATTCGCCGCCACTTTACAAGCTGACCAAGCAGGTAATAACCCGGTACTTATTAGGATAGAGGAAAAAGCAGGGCATGGCGCCGGTAAACCGGTATCCAAAGTTATCGATGAAGCGACGGATGTTTGGGCATTCACGATGTACAACCTTGGAATGGAGTATAAAGATTAA
- a CDS encoding SDR family oxidoreductase, with product MMEKVLITGSNGLLGKYLVQLYSQQKEIRCIACSRGANRLKQTEGYVYEPVDFTSEEAFQTLVRKHRPQVIIHAGAMTQADDCERNKEACWNTNVTATEQIVKIANEVGAFLVFLSTDFVFDGLSGPYREEDLVNPVNYYGASKVAAERVVMQTAKNWAIVRTVLVYGLADDPKRGNIITWVRDNLRSGKNIKVVTDQWRTPTYAGDLAEACRLIAGKRAGGIFHISGEEMLTPFEMAQQVAKYYSLDAGLMIPVDADSFTQPAMRPAKTGFIIEKAKAVLGYQPISFNEGIRLLEQL from the coding sequence ATGATGGAAAAAGTATTGATTACCGGGAGTAACGGCTTGCTAGGAAAATACTTGGTGCAGTTATATAGCCAACAGAAGGAGATCCGCTGCATCGCTTGTAGCAGGGGAGCTAACCGTTTGAAACAAACCGAGGGGTATGTTTACGAACCGGTCGATTTTACAAGCGAAGAAGCATTTCAAACCCTTGTTAGAAAGCACCGGCCACAAGTTATTATCCATGCCGGGGCGATGACGCAAGCCGACGATTGCGAAAGAAATAAGGAAGCTTGTTGGAATACGAATGTTACGGCAACGGAACAAATTGTCAAGATTGCGAACGAGGTTGGTGCATTCCTAGTATTTCTCTCTACAGACTTTGTTTTTGATGGGCTATCAGGACCCTACCGTGAAGAAGACCTGGTAAACCCGGTTAATTATTACGGGGCATCCAAAGTGGCAGCCGAGAGGGTCGTCATGCAAACCGCTAAGAATTGGGCTATCGTAAGAACCGTATTGGTATACGGTTTGGCCGATGATCCTAAAAGGGGCAATATCATTACCTGGGTGAGGGATAACCTTCGCTCCGGAAAAAATATCAAGGTGGTAACGGATCAATGGAGAACGCCCACTTATGCAGGAGATCTGGCGGAAGCTTGCCGTTTAATTGCCGGGAAGAGGGCTGGAGGCATTTTTCATATCAGTGGAGAGGAAATGCTTACCCCATTCGAAATGGCTCAGCAGGTTGCAAAATATTACAGTTTGGATGCAGGGTTAATGATTCCTGTTGATGCCGATTCTTTCACACAACCCGCTATGCGACCTGCCAAAACTGGTTTTATAATTGAAAAAGCGAAGGCTGTACTCGGTTATCAACCGATTTCATTTAATGAGGGGATTCGGTTATTGGAGCAATTGTAG
- a CDS encoding HU domain-containing protein, translated as MLQQYIAEVLYKQQTCVVPGLGTFTVEHIPAQFDVAEKKLMPPKEQITFSNTWTDDGSCVQWIANNEHLVSDVAKLKYDKYLEELKSQLATGAPFVIDGIGTLRMNANQELQFIPQQIPGSFEALDVQHVLRGADAPPPVVKVGNTEQVNQEVVEHLSAAPFEEENSGRLKWYWIVLPILAIVAVVVVWLLYKNMLPGQESIFPAAPNTTLTSSKADSTQQQMNTADSIAKTAADSSNNIVEAPQVVANWPEDSIITYKVIFESKPTLASATKRYEQLKRYKQDVYIIPAKDSSQYFIAIQKSSAVQDTAAETSKIRINYGSKTSSIVFE; from the coding sequence ATGTTGCAACAGTATATCGCTGAAGTTTTATATAAACAACAAACGTGTGTAGTACCCGGTTTGGGGACTTTCACAGTCGAGCATATCCCGGCACAGTTTGATGTTGCAGAAAAAAAACTGATGCCGCCCAAGGAACAAATTACTTTCAGTAATACTTGGACGGACGACGGTTCCTGCGTGCAATGGATCGCCAATAACGAACATCTTGTTTCCGATGTAGCCAAGCTCAAATACGATAAATATTTAGAAGAATTAAAATCGCAACTAGCTACGGGAGCGCCTTTTGTCATAGATGGTATCGGCACTTTGAGGATGAATGCCAACCAGGAGTTGCAATTCATCCCCCAACAGATACCCGGTTCTTTCGAAGCGCTGGATGTACAGCATGTATTAAGGGGCGCTGATGCTCCGCCACCCGTTGTAAAAGTTGGTAATACGGAGCAGGTGAACCAAGAAGTGGTGGAACATCTTTCTGCCGCACCTTTTGAAGAAGAAAATTCGGGTAGGTTAAAATGGTATTGGATTGTATTACCAATTTTGGCAATCGTTGCTGTAGTAGTAGTATGGTTGTTGTATAAAAATATGTTGCCAGGCCAGGAAAGTATTTTTCCAGCTGCTCCCAATACAACTTTAACCTCCAGTAAAGCGGATAGTACCCAGCAACAAATGAATACCGCGGATTCAATAGCGAAAACTGCGGCAGATTCATCAAATAATATAGTTGAGGCTCCCCAGGTTGTAGCGAACTGGCCTGAAGATTCTATAATTACCTACAAAGTAATATTTGAATCCAAGCCTACCTTAGCGTCTGCAACGAAAAGATATGAACAACTGAAACGATATAAGCAGGATGTTTATATCATTCCAGCAAAAGACTCCAGCCAATATTTTATTGCTATTCAAAAAAGCTCAGCAGTCCAAGATACAGCCGCGGAAACTTCGAAAATCAGGATAAATTACGGTTCAAAAACCTCTAGTATTGTTTTTGAATAA
- a CDS encoding TonB-dependent receptor translates to MNRIFKYSTRLFVALGAGLLIGPAAFAQDSLKQATIELISTYQPKLRDAAKLNLTASLPAADTSRARMTYDIPALNLNFMYQPVPLRPLALGKDSVNALQNNFVKVGFGNLKTPLVQAGIGSGRNDQYNFGLFVNYIGSKGNIEYQDYNNVNVLASGTYYSPLFEIDGKVAYNRNQVHYYGYDHALYDYSKADVKQTFNEFIGKIGLKNRPTNEWGFIFKPAAEFIYFNDAFDRNERTFTLKALLRKQIFEDIYLQAEGIADLSTFKEKDLESINNNVVSIHPALEIAKPGFFLHAGANPTWTNGYDNTGFVKSKFYLLPDIVNETHLVKKKLILSSGWISYFEKNNFRNLAQKNPFIDSYPGEPANTRIEERYTGIKGTIGGHFNYNTKFSSIVYENMALFVNNDTDGKTFNVRNETEMKAFQVHAEVGYIEEEKFQVRVSGDWFNYRKQATELKPWGLVPFMANLNAQVSVAKKLHLTGDLYGFSGSYYLVAPNDFAKTDGAFDLNLGANYDIGKNVNLWINANNLFNSEYQRWNGYKSYGFNIVGGIMLKF, encoded by the coding sequence ATGAACCGCATATTCAAATATAGTACACGCTTATTCGTTGCATTAGGAGCCGGGCTTTTGATCGGGCCCGCTGCCTTTGCACAAGATTCCCTGAAGCAGGCAACCATCGAATTGATTTCGACCTACCAGCCCAAGCTGCGGGATGCCGCCAAGTTGAATTTAACCGCCAGTCTCCCGGCTGCCGATACCAGTAGGGCACGTATGACTTACGATATTCCGGCATTGAACCTCAACTTCATGTACCAACCGGTTCCCTTGCGACCACTAGCCCTGGGAAAAGACTCGGTAAATGCCTTGCAGAATAACTTCGTGAAAGTGGGTTTCGGTAATCTCAAAACCCCGCTCGTGCAAGCAGGCATCGGCAGCGGCAGAAATGATCAATACAATTTCGGGCTATTCGTTAATTACATCGGGTCCAAGGGAAATATCGAGTATCAAGATTATAACAACGTGAACGTTTTAGCCTCCGGTACTTACTATTCACCCTTGTTCGAGATTGATGGCAAAGTAGCTTACAACCGCAACCAGGTTCATTATTATGGATACGATCATGCATTGTACGATTATAGCAAAGCGGATGTAAAACAAACGTTCAACGAGTTTATAGGTAAAATCGGTCTGAAAAACAGGCCTACCAACGAATGGGGTTTCATTTTTAAACCGGCTGCGGAATTTATTTATTTCAATGATGCCTTCGACCGTAACGAGCGCACTTTCACATTGAAAGCCTTGCTTAGAAAACAAATATTCGAAGACATCTACCTGCAAGCGGAAGGCATTGCCGACCTATCAACCTTCAAGGAGAAAGACCTCGAAAGTATTAACAATAACGTAGTAAGCATCCATCCTGCATTGGAAATTGCCAAACCCGGATTTTTCTTGCATGCCGGTGCAAACCCTACCTGGACGAACGGTTATGATAATACTGGCTTCGTAAAGAGTAAATTCTATTTGTTGCCGGACATCGTGAATGAAACGCATCTCGTGAAAAAGAAATTAATTCTTAGCAGCGGTTGGATTTCATATTTCGAGAAGAATAATTTCCGCAACCTGGCCCAGAAAAATCCTTTCATCGACAGCTATCCGGGTGAACCGGCAAATACCCGTATCGAAGAGCGGTATACCGGTATTAAAGGTACTATCGGCGGACATTTTAACTACAATACAAAGTTTTCCTCTATCGTATATGAAAACATGGCCCTTTTCGTAAATAATGATACCGACGGTAAAACGTTTAATGTTAGGAACGAAACTGAAATGAAAGCGTTCCAAGTACATGCGGAAGTTGGATATATAGAAGAAGAAAAATTCCAGGTGCGTGTTTCAGGAGATTGGTTTAATTACCGCAAACAGGCGACCGAATTAAAACCTTGGGGCTTGGTGCCATTTATGGCTAACCTGAATGCACAGGTGAGCGTGGCGAAGAAATTACATTTAACAGGGGACTTATACGGTTTCAGCGGTAGCTATTACCTGGTGGCGCCAAATGATTTCGCTAAAACAGACGGCGCCTTCGATTTAAACCTCGGCGCTAATTACGATATCGGGAAGAACGTAAACCTTTGGATAAATGCGAATAACCTGTTTAACTCGGAGTACCAACGTTGGAACGGTTATAAATCCTACGGCTTTAACATCGTCGGTGGTATAATGCTGAAATTTTAA